The DNA window TCCTCCCACTGCTGATactcaaaaaaataattaaccaaCAAAAATTAATATGTTATATCTTTCCAATAGTTACTCATAAGTATTTTAGCTTTAACCATTttctataaagaaaaattacccCTAGCTCAACTAAATATCGAATAATGGCATCAAGATTAACCATTGACCCCCTCTCTGTCTAATCTTACTATAGTGAATATCAATGTGATGCTGTAGTAAATATCTTACTATCTTCTTATTGCTACTGGGCTGAGCAGATCATATACGTTGTTATTTTAGGTAGGAAAGTAGGTAGACATTGCAAAGAAATCTTGATCATAAtgcagttttattttattttattttttgtataaaaaataaacttgacTTAGTTTGACCTTTTTTTCCAGTATAAATTCTACTGTTTggcatgtatctttttttttttttttttttttttttgttaaagagGCAAATTATGAAATGATGCCAAATGTAATGTAAACCTACCAAGATTCTCAAGCTCATGAAAACGTAAAGAATATTAACAAATTATTTGTTAAAGGTACATAATTACCACCCCTGCAAGAAACCAGTAAATATTAATAGTATGATTCGATATATGGTATATTGAGTAActtttttcagttatttgtaCAGATATTGTTATAAACTCCAGTGCATAACCCGGGTTTATCAAAGACTCGGCAGCGTGGTGGTGCAGACTGCAGGCAAGAGAGGCAAGACAGCATGAAGAGGAAACTACAAATTATAGTGGGGACTAATGAAGAATTTGTCCTGGGTTATGACGTTACCCAGAACGAGGTAAGAACGCAGGATGTCTATGTAAAATTTTGGTGTAGCAGTATAATAGTAACTGCCTAAAATCGTGGCGACGTAGAGGATGAATCTAAGATACTGACCAGACAGACTTCCTAACTGACCTCAAGACAGCCTGCAGGCGACACTGGGACATAACATTGACTGACGTTTTACAGCACAccacactgggacacattagtCACTAGACAGGACACAAGACACCGTTGGTGGACCTACTCCCCCAACCGGGCACTGGACACAGCCGTCACCAGAGTAAGAATTGACTACACCCGCTTGCACAGGCTGGGCATGACCGATTGTCCCCACTGCCCCTGGTGCCCTACACAGCctgacaccccagaacacctgcTAATGCACTGCCCTCGTCATCACTTATACCGTGtggccctcctccactcactctgCTATTCAACCAAACAGGCCTACACTGACCGATCTCCTGGGTGGCTGCACAAATACCACTCAGGCTTTGAAGACTCTCAACCTCACCAGGACCTCCCTACAGAATACAAATCAACTCCACCGCATACAGCCTGAACACATCACCACCGTATACTGCACCTTTGGGGCACTAGAGTATATGACACAGCCTACATGGCCCCAACAAACCCCCAAGAAGAATGAATCTAAGATTTGTATGGACAAaagatgtgtgtttgtgtgtgaatttACCTGGTTTTATTGCATAGGGTTCAAGCgtggctcatagtgtcctgtctccatgtcaccatttatccaatttttctttagtcATGTACATTGTGTTGTAACAATTTCATCACTCAGTGCATtccacattgtgtgtgtgtgtgtgtgtgtgtgtgtgtgtgtgtgtttagggacgGTGTACCATACGTTTCCTCCAGGCCCATACTCGGTAAATTtggtacagtaagtcctcgttatacggtacatatgtgttcctgaaaaccttaccgcatatcgaatttaccgtataccgaacccattataacatgtaataatagggaatgcattccagcacttcaaaagtcacccctacaaaaataaaaatacatgaaaataatcataaaaaaaaaagtaaggtaatgcgcaaaagaaataacagaaaatgtttttatttaactttcagTCGCCAtatattctatcagatgatatcCTTCCCTAGGCTAAGGGACAGtggggatttcagcccttactcatcttccgctgagtgggcagacaaggataagacgtTGTTGTCTGGACTGTTGGAAGCAGATGTaaaagggccagctgtagcacgGTCGGTatgtttcaatggtttgaagaaagaggatattgaggaaggggcagctgtagcagggtcagcaggtgtgacagggacagcATGTCTGaatggcttgaagaacgagaagatggacttttcttctttttccataatagatttcttgataaatcttgacacttttctctacatcatgagccactttgctactcctgacaggatttgggtcacgttccttcaggatttccagagctttttcgataccaccgagacattctctaagagttttgatgtccaggccacgcacaggttcttcttcctcgtctccctccttttctgtctcctgtgatgccttgtctagctctataagttcatcatttgagagagattcagcatggcctTCCAAatgatcttgaacatcatcatcaccaacttcatcgaagccagccttatggcacagatttactatgtcatttctgattgcacagatgttgtcttcagcgaagcctgggaagtcatgcgcgcattctggccatactttattccacgccaagttcatggtagacgtcttcacttcatcccaagatgacttgatgttatctaaggcgtgcttgatgttatatgacttccaccattctctgatagtgggcttgccaggcccatctgtgccctttatcagttgctgcatggtttactgctggtagtaggcttttagtgtttgccatgattattatgaatatatttgtgcttacaatagaccctttaatattccatttattcatctaattagtaatgcagttaaaaaaaaaggggggggaggggggaagagataataggctccaagtatggtcaagttaaagttagtaactactgtgagtggcggggaggtgtggcgtagATGACGTCATCTCCCTTTGCTccccgcgctgggccctcttggatgacatgagcggatacagtatctgtgaatttttcttatcgtatatcgaattgagggtagtaatttccaaataccgtaactgtgaatttactggataaagaactactgtataacgaggacttactgtatttgtttacagtaaaagtcctgaaatccggaagtcatggggattcaggcattccggattctaggattttccggattgtaagatagtaaggctgaaaataagattaaaatcttgagggtattatgtaaaccccactaaactaaccccaacttgctatatctctttgtagtactgtcataacatcttagagattgctactaccaccagtccactgtgtacttcctcaccacaccacacaagatttacgtagtttgccagactatggggggagtggcatgggcctttccagccattatggcagtccatatgtgatgattgctcttttcctacttgtcaacttgtatttgtgtaggtgatttcactattttacgtaGGCTGTTTCACCATCTACATGtactgagaagtttgagtgattgtactgtactgtactccacataatatgtatacagtctGGAGGCCAAGAGGGTTTGCTGAAGTCATGATAACAGTAGTTTGGCACACACGTGATCGACTTTGTGATGATGACAGACGAGACGTGATCCCACGTGGCAGAACGCAATGGTTGACGGCGGTTGGCGGGATGTTGAATCGGCGCATTCGGTGTCGGTGATGACATGTTCGGTttcggctattattattatatatttattactattcttatttttttacatatttaactcagcTTTTCAAATTTTCCAGATTATAAGGATTTCTGGATTATAAAGTTCCGGATTTAAGGACTTTTACCGTATAATCAGTTGTGTGCCAGGAACAGTATTGCTGGAATGAGAGGTCACTTCTACAAGTTGGCTATTTCTTGCTGAGACTGAAGCCAggtctcatttatttattattttttttcacttagggtGTTGCCTGTCTGAAATGATCTCCCTGAACATATTGTTACTACAGTTTCTTTCGTTGCTTTTAAATGCCAACTCAATTTACCTCTGGATATTATTCTATATGAATCTGTGTGAAGTGTTTCTATGGAGTCTGGATGAAACATACTATGCCATCCAACTAGATGTCTTCAAACTTCCTGGTTAGAGGTTTCATTTGCTTCCAGATGGAGGCTCTGTCCTCATCTAGGTAAGAAATCTGCATTCTCTGATCTCCTTCCCAGCCCCAACTGCCCCAAACAAAGTTGGGAATATGTGGGAAATCGTGAGATTTGGGTGGTGGACAAGAAATCAGCGAAATATAGCTGTTGAAAAGTATATTTCACTTTCTATTCCAAATTTTCCAATCTATCCTATTCTAGCTGAGGGGGTTgccctcacccacacactcagacatctaagaaaatataaacctaacttaacaaaaTGGAATGCCTCAAAAATTGCACTGTTATGCCTTATTGGTGAGGTAAAGAGATTTTCAGGGCAATGGAGATGTGTACAACTTTGCGCCATTGTTATTAATGTCTATACATATATTGTATCTAGAATATTGCTGTGGTTAAAATTCTCACATAGTGACTTTTCCCTGATGAAAATTGGCACCACTCACTTCACCTCCATCCACTGAGTAGCCATGCTTACATATGACAGTGAGCCTCTATCAAAATGCCTGACTTGTctctaaaacaaaagaaaactttaACAGAACCAACTGTGGAAAGCCATCATTGGTGGCCCCAAATGGAAGCATGTGATTAGAGGGATCAGTTCTATAGACACCATGACATCCTAATACCCACAAATTATAgttataaaacaaagaaaataatttcaGTGTATACTCTTGACTAATGCACAGGTCACTGGACTTGGAAAATTTTGAATTTCATCACATTCAAAAGCTATTACAGCCATACTATGCATGTGCTGTGCAATTTCTCTATGTTTATGGCAAGGTCACCAAGCCTTATACATGATGTGTTTGTATCTGATGTAGTTGGATTTCAGACATTTACCTTAAAATTATCTCCATATAAGTATTATTCTCAATCCtacaatcttttcctttctatacaGTTGGAATAGCTGCATTATTCTATTCACCTGGTATTTGTTGCCTCCATGAGTCTTAATGTTTCAATGTTTCCTTTACAATGCAGGATGGGAGGGTATCCTTGCACCAGTTCTTTGCTGACCACTCCCACAATGGTAGTGTACGCCAGGTAGCTGTTGGAGGAAAGATCCTTGCGTCTGGTGCTGCAGATGAAACGATCAGAGTATTTAATCTTTCAACTCGCACAGAGGTTGGAATCATCATGGAACACCAAGGCAAGTAATTACGTAATGCATGCCATAATATGTAGATGTAACACCAAGCTCACACCAGCATACTTAGATTTATTTGAAAAAAGTCCATCTTGAATGAAAATAATCCTAAGACACTTTAATGCCAAATCAAGCATTGCTCTGTATTTTATATGACGGAGTTTGTAATGCAATTTTTATCCATGTTTTGCAGGAACCATTTCTAGTTTGGGCTTCCATGAGACAACTCATCTTTTCTCTGCAGCGGAGGATGGAAACATTTGCATTTACAAGCAAGGAAAGTGGCAGGTAAAGCACTGACTGATGGAGTGTGTGAAATTTCATTACAAATTTTCTATCGCATTTCTCACAAAATTTAATCTCTCTTAGTTAACTAATAATTAAATATACAGTAACAACTTTTATTGTTTATGTGATGTGATGCTCTATATGCCATGTCAGAATAAAGGATTCTAATGTTTTAATTACtactttgttattcatttaaaTAGTCAATGTGTGTCAATTGATTCTCAGTACATTATTCAAAGTAACCCATCTTGCTGTCTTTTGTTGAAATTTGGATAAAAATGCActgatttattcttatttatcattttgaaATTATTTTTAAGGAAAGTTGCTAAGAAAAAACAaccatagataaaaaaaattaaaaaaaggctaGTTCATCTTTTTCACTTGTCTTGATGCTCCTTTCTTGAAACAACTCAAACCATAGGcagagagaaatacagaaattaaaatatttCCAAAGgtgaagaaattaaaatactgGTTAATTTATGCATTGGTAATGTGAATGGAATATGGATGAAAGTACTTAGATAGTTTTGTGCTGTGCAGTCATGGAAGAACATGGGGTACACATACAGTCAACAAGTTCAGACGATCATGATGGAAAAACTattgaaaaatagtaaaaaatgcaACTTATGACAAATATAGAGAATCACAACTCTTTGAGGTAAGGAATTAATGTTACTGAAAGCTTTTAATGGTTCTGCTTGGGATGGCAGTGTGTGTTCAACCTTAAAGATTTGGCATGTTTtctggcagaaatataaagagcaTGAGTTTCAGGAGATGGAAAGTTAATGTGCCATTTGCAAACTGTCAGGTTATCCTAGACAATATGGGAGCTGGCTGAGAAAGTATGTGGAATGTAATGTATACCTTTATGCTATAGAAAATAATCTTTGTTATGCATTTTGCATAGTGAGATGAATCTCTGACACAAAGCTTTGGATGAATATATGTACCTTTGTACTTTGTTTTTATGGTCAAGTGTGAGAAAACGCTGCGTGGCCACCGTGGGGGTGTGGTGGACCTGGCGGTGCATCCCTCAGGCAAGATGGCACTCTCTATTGGGCGAGACAATACCCTACGCACTTGGAACCTCATCAAGGGCAGGAAGGCATACATCACCAAGCTCAAAGGAGGTGAGATTTTCAGACATTCACTTTTACAGTATTTTATCATAGCTTTGGAAAACCTCTTCATTCTTGTACATTTGTGTGTCCACACCTTGTCAGCTTAAAAAGTTAATTCATATCTGTTAAAGCAAGAACTGATCAAGTATTACAATGATAAAGAGGTTGCCAACCATTAGATATAGTTTACCTTTCTTTGCAATGTTTTGATAGTATTTTCTTTCCAGCTGCTGATGCTGTTCATTGGAATCCAAAGGGAACACAGTACCTCCTTGTGAAGGGAAGTTGTGTTGATGTCTATGAAGTTGACACTGGGCGTGTGGAACACTCCATTGACTTTAAGGAACATATTTCTGCTCTAACATTTGTTACGGTTTGTTTgagatattctttttattataaaataattttattttaattttttatcacaAAAAGTAGGTTAGGGTAAGCTCTTAGTGCTTTTGTAACTTAGTTCGAGAACCAAATTATAGTCCAGCAAATAGcccaatatgtgtgtgtgtgtacatgcatGCATGCGTGCATGTGGCTTCAGTGCGTTAAAATTATGTACTCCGAGTTTGCTGCTAAAATTTTAAATGGTGTAAAACACCAGCTTTTGGTGGGCCATAAATGCATAATGATTATTGTAAATTTGCCTTTGTTTAATGAATTTGATTTTCATAGGATGACATCATAGCtgttggtggtgaaggaaaaaacatcTGCCTTTATGACATAGCTACCAAGATAGAGATGGGACAATGGGCAGCCCACGCTTCCCGTGTGAAGTGTTTGTGCACCCTCCCTGGTATAGCTGCAGAGGAACTCTGGCTCGTGTCAGCTTCTTCAGATGGCATTATAAAAGTCTGGAGTTTGGAGGTAAGGGAGCTTGTTTTTAAAGTTTTCGTTGTAAGATAGAAACAAACATTTTAATTTAAAATCTTTATAattcaggggttctcaacctggggtttgCAAACCCCTaggggttaacaagatttctaaggGTAcctagatggctgatctaataatatcctttgcagtaccattgtatTGTCAGTCCCTAAAGTAGCATTTTGTTTGATGTCAGATTACTAGGGATTTGGATAGATTACTTTAAAACTCAGGTGGTTCTTAACTAGAAAAGGTTGAGAACTTTAAAACTCAAGAGGTTCTTAACTAGAAAAGGTTGAGAACTTTAAAACTCAAGAGGTTCTTAACTAGAAAAGGTTGAGAATCCttgttttatacattgttataattttcaacatttcataatttttcattgTGACAAACTGTATTTATAGATATACTGCACTGTTTTCACATGAAACATGTATTTTGATCTCAGCAAGATGTTTATAACCACACTTATGAATGTCTGTACCCTTCCATTATTTTACTAGCTCTTTCCCTGTCCTTGATACTTGTATTAGTGAAACGTATTCGTTTATTTATAAATAATACATTATATTAATATGTATCATATCAAGTGCAAATTAAAGCCAGTTAATCATTTAGCAATCTTGAACAACTGGCATGTTAAGGACTAATCTTAAATCCACAGTTTGAGTTTGTTGGAGTAATGTACACAGTCTTCAGTTGGTGACTGAAGTAATGCATACTTTTGACCATTACTTTACAAAAAAATTGCCCACTATACATCAAATAATCAAATTATAGGATCAAAGGATCAACATTTACTGTGTGTGTCAAGTGCAACTCATAGAATATAGTATATACTTGCAGTGTATATGGTGACATACttgagagaaacacaaaatccAACCCATAGAGTACAGTCGTCTTTCTTATTTCCAGTTGTTGTCTCTCTGCTCGGAACCAAAACTTCTTGGTGAGGTCAACACAACATGTCGCATAATTTGCATGGATGTTTACCAACCGGCCTGCACACCTGCCCTGGACACAGACCCTGCTGGCTTAGATGAATATGCAAgttcagaggaagagaaagaaatcgaggaagaggaggaggaggaggagtataaggGGATAAAGAGAGCAGAACAGAAAACTCCATCCAAGTTAaagttggaaaggaaaaaacacaaaagaaattcACAAGGTCTTAGCAgcaaaaccaagaaaataaaatttaaGTAAGTTTTATGTAATAAATGTATCTTTGTagcatttttatatataaaccttcttttctacaaatttgtgttacagacacatacatataaatacaaATCTTATAGTATATTATACAAAATTCTAGTGTATCTAGAAATTAATCAGTAAAATAAGTATGTCTGACTAGAAAAAACCACAAGTGGGTATTGGTCCTATAAGATGCCTAACCTCTCAACAGATCTACAGATGGAGagctaaataaacaaaaaggtaGACAGAAAAATCTATAAAACACTAAACCTGCTTACTCTGCTAGACAATGCGAACTTGATGCCATAAGCCTCCCTTGATAGACACATGGGGGAACTGTACAGCCCAGTGATGGACATGGGAGTAATGAATCTGTTCACAAAAGCTGACATCAAGAAGTTCCAGATTAGGACAAAACTGTAGTAATctgttggggaaaaaaaagtgaatagttAGAACTTTCAATAAATTCTGAAATTTCAAATGTACTATAAAGTTAATAAAGttaaataataaatcaatatgCATAAACCACAGCAAAATAAACCATATGCAAATTATAAAATGTCCTAATATATAATATGAAAGCACTTACTGCAGCATAAAAAAGACATTGTGTGTAAGGTAACTTGGTGGGAATATGATAAATCTTATTTaagatattaatgttatctaTAATTGTGTTTTGAGACTTTATCTTACATAGTTGTATGATGAGTTTGTCTTGCACAGTATTTTGCAAAAGAAGTCAAGGCAGTGCTATCCTGACTCACCTGTGTACTGCCTCTGGAGTGATGTTTCTTGTGCCCATAATGTCCAGTTGAGTGAGGTTCCCGGCATGGGTGATCAGAAGGTGAAGGTCATGGTCAGTGAAGGTTCGTAAAGCTGACAAGTACAATCTCTTGAGTCCCTTGCATTCTCGGACAAGTTCAGCAAAACTTTCTGTGATTCCTCCTGACAGActgaaatgaaaattaaaaagtaaatacTAAGAAGTAGTGCAGAAAGCCAGAGGATAATGTGAACCAAATGTCAATAGGCCTATCTCTTCAAGGGATGGTATGCTAACCCATTCCCATCTCTACAAGATGTACCTCATTTGTATGCCTAGTGAAGAAGAACCAGAGGTCAGGGGAGCTATGGGAACCAACTACAGAATGATTTAAgctattccttttatttattctagttaatatttagtttagtttatatCTTTTGTAAAAAAATTCTAATTAGGAAGACAATTAATACATAAAGCTAATCTTGGGAGAAAATATAGCAACCCCTTCCAGGAGGAGTGGAATGGTATCAATTGCACCattgtgggtggaggaggtgatagtTCATCACCTTAAATGGACAGGTTATAGTTGAGAGTAGCCTCAATCAAGCATAAATGgttatgaatatgaaaagaggCAAAAAGAGACATAATTGGAGGAATTTCAAACTTGCTATTTAAAAAGAGCAGAAGATCAGCATCTACATATTTGGCTTTCCaggagtggaagaaaattaTACCCTTTGGTTGCTCCCCTTATATGTATGATTATTAAGACCATACCATAATACAGTAAGTCCCCGCACTtggtgaattaattagtctggcgaaactactgccaaatgcgaatttcgagTTCTTTACACCATATAAATcacctaaaaaatgcctcaatcagtctttggtcattgccaaagtccctcttttgacccctaaaataccatacttcgagctgaaataaaatcttttgccttcacatattagaacacatgtacaaaacagaccaataaacaataaataaagctaataagacatgatataaagactATAACTCCTGTTTTTCCACATGTTTCCCAcgcccactttcgtccttgccaccaccaccattgtccttacatccaccggtaccacctgttgcgctggtagaggccatgttggtggtaaatcgccagaattcgttcccacgctagcagaacagagggtagcacaaacaaaatggctgaaggggactgttacactgcattctgataggtttagagagaggtctgacgtcactgGGGAGCCGCGTGGTTCACCATGCAGCCGCCACATTTGAATTCAAATTGCCAAATCACTCGATGATCCATGGCCACCCTACTGCCAAAAGTAagtttcgccaagctgagattcgccaaatgcaggggcttactgtataagATGGTAACTTCTAAATAACACAAGATCCTCAATGCAAAACTTACGCCCATCCAAGGTCCAAATCTTGCAGTGTGGGAATACACGCAAGAGCACGCAAACCCCTCTGTGTAAGACCACGAGTCTTCCATGCATTCAAAGACACTAGTCTATGATTGAAGGTGGCAAGAGTCAATGCTACTTCATCCATGTCCAGCTGAGAGCAATTGTCTGTAATGTAAACATATTGAAAATtacaataagataaaaataaagaatctcatttaatgtatatatatatatatatatatatatatatatatatatatatatatatatatatatatatatatatatatatatatatatatatatatatatatatataatatatatatatatatatatattgagggtATAAATGGGCAGGAGATTTTCTCTAATGCATGTTTCGTTGAAGGTGATAGCTAATTCCGCATTCATCTTTTTGAGGATATTCTCTTTATTGCTCAAGAgagtcttattctcttttaataGTCTGTTTATGACATCTCCGTAGGTGGTCATTTTTTGCTAGATCCAGGTATTTGGCTCATAAAGCCTTCTTCAGTAGCATAGCTTCTCGGGGTATAGGTGGGAATGTGCTGTACTGGCCGTGCAGCACACTCAAATCTGGACTAGGAACTGTGGTGGGGTGCGTTTAAGTTTCTGATTGGCTGCTGCCTCCCCATCCTCTCTACTTGCTGCTGGCTGCTGTTTCGTGCTGTTTGCTGGCTGTGTCCTCACGTCCCGCGGTTCGTGCTCGGAAGGTCTAAGAGGTTGTCTGCCTGTGTATTCAGCCTTGGTTCCATTTCTTTGATGTATAATTAAgctgtaccgtataacgaggactcactgtgtgtgtatatatgtgtgtgtgtgtgtgtgtgtatatatatatatatatatatatatatatatatatatatatatatatatatatatatatatatatatatatatatatatatatacagtaaggtcccgaattacgtcagagttacgttcctgaaacatgacgtaagtcgattttgtacgtaactcgagtttttgtactttcaaagcatattatcgagttttcaaccaataatttttttatggttattcaggtaagtaaaaggttatattgttatattggtatattatttacaactatgtaggaatatattgattagggccgcgaaggactgcaggttgccgagaggggcggcctgaggccgccaggagggtgggcaggtcgaatgttgtggcgcccagggcggacagctgggagatttgtggagtgcggtaggagtagaagcgttatataagtaaaaggttatattgttataataTTTACAAGTAtaaaggaatatgaaacacaagcttgttttgttgttgattagggccgcgaacgcaaaggactgcatgttgccagagggtggatgcctgaggccgccaggagggtgggcaggtcgaatgttgtggcccagggcggacagctgggagcgtggtgcagtgcggtgggagtagaagcgtgggcagcgggcaggaaatgcaataggaaagggcaatagggatcagcagacaagcgcagacggtgcaagtgagctgcagtgtcgtgtggcccaggcgaaggctccggagttgttattgttgtgataggtgcgtgagccctcaaggtcgtcaacctcccgttgtcatggtaacgggcttcccattttcttcttcactcccttacacacagctgctgcctccttctcatgtcttttaattatgtccactttttcttgtagcgtaatggttttccttttcttagcatcactgctatcactcaggagttttcttttggtgccattgagcaagatactaagatagtcagcaaacgcagatgtaggaacactcttgccaggggcgacggtgtggtggaactgaggtgcgtgagtgttattgtattcaagcatgaggtgggcggtgtggtggataaccactagtgacgcctggcgccaacaataacaataaacccgctttacgatttataaattttcaatttttaaatcttaaattgccttatagtggactgacgtaagtgcgagttagATAtgttatcttatatatatatatatatatatatatatatatatatatatatatatatatatatatatatatatat is part of the Portunus trituberculatus isolate SZX2019 chromosome 19, ASM1759143v1, whole genome shotgun sequence genome and encodes:
- the LOC123506189 gene encoding p21-activated protein kinase-interacting protein 1-like, whose translation is MKRKLQIIVGTNEEFVLGYDVTQNEDGRVSLHQFFADHSHNGSVRQVAVGGKILASGAADETIRVFNLSTRTEVGIIMEHQGTISSLGFHETTHLFSAAEDGNICIYKQGKWQCEKTLRGHRGGVVDLAVHPSGKMALSIGRDNTLRTWNLIKGRKAYITKLKGAADAVHWNPKGTQYLLVKGSCVDVYEVDTGRVEHSIDFKEHISALTFVTDDIIAVGGEGKNICLYDIATKIEMGQWAAHASRVKCLCTLPGIAAEELWLVSASSDGIIKVWSLELLSLCSEPKLLGEVNTTCRIICMDVYQPACTPALDTDPAGLDEYASSEEEKEIEEEEEEEEYKGIKRAEQKTPSKLKLERKKHKRNSQGLSSKTKKIKFK